In Nitrospirota bacterium, a single genomic region encodes these proteins:
- the tpx gene encoding thiol peroxidase — MNMLRFPVLVGGTLVVSIATAGCAGMGQSAESGFLYKNLPVATGSAAAGEGNSVLFKGSPLALAGPGIKVGDSLREVKLTQTDLSQVSITDTKGKGKVRIISVVPSLDTKVCEQQTHYLSEKNHGLDKMVELITVSVDTPFAQKRFAEEAKINNVTFLSDYRGAEFGKAHGLFLKDPHILARAVMVVDKNNTIRYLQVTPELAQLPDMDAAFRFARSLVTAS, encoded by the coding sequence ATGAATATGCTCCGGTTTCCTGTTCTCGTCGGCGGTACGCTCGTAGTGTCGATAGCGACTGCGGGCTGCGCCGGCATGGGTCAGTCCGCTGAATCCGGCTTTCTCTACAAGAACCTGCCGGTGGCCACCGGAAGTGCGGCGGCCGGCGAGGGGAACAGCGTGTTGTTCAAGGGCAGCCCCCTGGCCCTGGCCGGGCCCGGCATCAAAGTCGGCGACAGCCTCCGCGAGGTGAAACTGACGCAGACGGACTTGTCGCAGGTCAGCATCACCGACACCAAAGGCAAGGGGAAGGTCCGGATCATCAGCGTCGTGCCCTCGCTCGACACCAAAGTCTGCGAACAACAGACGCACTATCTCAGTGAAAAGAACCACGGACTCGACAAGATGGTCGAGTTGATCACCGTCAGCGTGGATACGCCGTTTGCGCAGAAGCGTTTCGCCGAGGAAGCCAAAATCAACAACGTCACATTCCTCTCCGATTACCGCGGCGCGGAGTTCGGCAAAGCCCACGGCTTGTTCTTGAAGGATCCGCATATCCTGGCGCGCGCCGTCATGGTGGTAGACAAAAACAACACGATTCGCTATCTCCAGGTCACGCCGGAACTGGCGCAACTGCCGGACATGGACGCCGCGTTTCGATTCGCCCGGTCGCTGGTGACGGCCAGCTAG
- a CDS encoding alpha/beta fold hydrolase — protein sequence MAAIASGCAAHPIPQWFDAIERMPIHTVLVDGHRIAYLDKGEGQPVILIHGFGGSMWQWEYQQHALSAEHRLITLDVLGSGFSDKPALEYRPDQLVEFFRGFMDALNLPRASLVGNSMGAGLAIGMALTYPDRVDRLVLIGGLPDRVVEKLASPLIRRAIETRAPVWLASLGNWLLGRSLTETVLLEIVHDPSLLTPAVIDRSIRNRRRPGLIGPLLTLARNLPLWEEGFAKRLGEIRHPTLVLWGSQDRVFPPQVGHDLHRTIPGSTFAVIPNAAHIPQWEQPQAVNPVLIKFLQP from the coding sequence ATGGCCGCCATCGCGAGCGGTTGCGCTGCCCACCCAATCCCCCAATGGTTCGATGCGATCGAACGGATGCCGATCCACACGGTCCTGGTCGACGGCCATCGCATCGCCTACCTGGACAAGGGCGAAGGCCAGCCGGTCATCCTGATCCACGGATTCGGCGGTTCCATGTGGCAGTGGGAATATCAGCAACATGCCCTTTCAGCGGAGCATCGCTTGATCACGCTCGACGTGCTCGGATCGGGATTCTCCGACAAGCCCGCTCTCGAGTACCGGCCCGATCAGTTGGTCGAGTTCTTCCGCGGCTTCATGGACGCGCTGAACCTGCCGCGCGCGTCGCTTGTCGGGAACTCGATGGGAGCCGGACTGGCGATCGGCATGGCGCTAACCTACCCCGATCGGGTGGACCGTCTGGTCTTGATCGGAGGCCTGCCGGACCGCGTCGTAGAGAAACTGGCGAGCCCGTTGATCCGGCGCGCGATCGAGACGCGGGCGCCGGTCTGGCTCGCCTCTCTGGGAAATTGGCTGCTGGGCCGAAGCCTCACGGAAACGGTGCTGCTGGAGATCGTGCATGATCCCTCGCTGCTGACCCCTGCGGTGATCGACCGCTCGATTCGAAACCGGCGACGGCCCGGGCTGATCGGTCCCCTGCTGACCCTCGCCCGGAATCTGCCGCTCTGGGAAGAAGGTTTCGCCAAGCGCCTGGGCGAGATCCGTCATCCGACGCTCGTTCTGTGGGGCTCGCAGGACCGGGTGTTTCCTCCACAAGTCGGCCATGACCTGCACCGGACCATTCCCGGCTCGACCTTTGCGGTGATTCCCAACGCGGCCCATATTCCCCAGTGGGAGCAACCGCAGGCGGTGAACCCGGTGCTGATCAAGTTTCTGCAACCTTGA